One window of uncultured Methanoregula sp. genomic DNA carries:
- a CDS encoding transcriptional regulator, translated as MSQDRQLQLVTSVMITAGFDVSERFSLRPRSFDLIARNNRTLLVIKVVAHIDSVSEEGAFDLEMISRHLGGVPLIVGERARDAELERGAVYVRYGIYAISPSTLYDYFVEKIPPLVYASPGGLYVNINGDALRDLREKRSMSLGDLGNVLGVSRRTISKYESGMGTTLDVAIRIEEFFNTGVVESIDLIRHEPPKAMEPEHTAASAGLKSPMDFLEQIGVRMHALHGAPFQALITFEKHTILTGYGPAQKVVKRAALIGNLSQIARKHAMCVITDSTKEKKIGKTLVISEERLRRIEDGFDLLDLLGE; from the coding sequence ATGTCTCAGGACCGCCAGCTCCAGCTGGTTACCAGTGTCATGATCACGGCCGGCTTCGATGTCTCCGAGCGCTTCAGCCTCCGCCCCCGGAGTTTCGACCTCATTGCCCGCAACAACAGGACCCTGCTGGTCATCAAGGTAGTTGCCCACATCGATTCCGTGAGCGAGGAGGGGGCCTTCGATCTCGAGATGATCTCCCGGCACCTGGGAGGCGTCCCGCTGATCGTGGGCGAACGGGCCCGGGATGCGGAACTGGAACGTGGGGCCGTGTACGTCCGGTACGGCATCTATGCGATCAGCCCGTCAACGCTTTACGATTATTTCGTTGAGAAGATCCCCCCTCTCGTATATGCATCCCCCGGCGGGTTGTACGTGAACATCAACGGCGATGCCCTCAGGGATCTCCGCGAGAAGCGCAGCATGTCGCTTGGCGATCTCGGGAACGTGCTTGGTGTTTCCCGGCGCACGATCAGCAAGTACGAGAGCGGTATGGGAACCACTCTCGATGTGGCGATCCGTATCGAGGAATTTTTTAATACGGGGGTTGTCGAATCCATCGACCTGATCCGGCACGAACCCCCCAAGGCAATGGAACCGGAGCACACAGCGGCCAGTGCCGGGCTGAAAAGCCCCATGGACTTTCTGGAGCAGATCGGGGTGCGTATGCACGCACTTCACGGCGCACCATTCCAGGCCCTCATCACCTTTGAAAAGCATACGATCCTGACCGGCTACGGGCCGGCCCAGAAAGTGGTTAAACGGGCAGCCCTTATTGGCAATCTCTCCCAGATTGCGAGAAAGCATGCGATGTGCGTTATCACCGATTCCACAAAAGAGAAAAAGATCGGAAAAACCCTCGTGATCAGCGAGGAGCGCCTCCGGCGCATCGAAGATGGTTTTGACCTGCTCGACCTGCTGGGTGAATGA
- the porA gene encoding pyruvate ferredoxin oxidoreductase, producing the protein MKKIATGNKAVAEAVRQVVPGVVAAYPITPQTEIVEQIAEFVSSGELKSRYIAVESEHSAMAACIGASITGTRTFTATSSHGLLYMHEMTNWAAGARLPIVMANVNRSLGPGWNIWAEHTDAMQERDTGWLQVYVSSVQEAYDATLMAFRIAEHNDVLLPVMVNLDGFTLSHIMQPLETVEPGDFIPPLHLAHAIDVKNPAGYGGLTGPDQQFRFRWDIERSLRDSVKVIEATEKEFGKRFGRKYGFTEDYCCDDADVVVVSMGTLGKEAEVAIDLLRKEGIKAGSMRLRWFRPFPKLNLKGKQVVVIDRDYSFGRGGILATEIMAQTKEEIFSVIAGLGGQEVTYDDIADFVRNRRTGEEFWFGVSNHV; encoded by the coding sequence ATGAAGAAGATTGCAACCGGGAACAAGGCAGTGGCCGAAGCAGTCAGACAGGTGGTTCCAGGTGTTGTTGCCGCATACCCGATCACCCCCCAGACCGAGATTGTTGAGCAGATTGCCGAATTCGTTTCAAGCGGCGAGCTGAAGAGCAGGTACATCGCGGTTGAGAGCGAGCACTCGGCAATGGCTGCCTGTATTGGTGCAAGCATCACCGGAACCCGGACATTCACTGCAACGAGCTCCCACGGCCTACTCTACATGCACGAGATGACCAACTGGGCGGCAGGTGCCCGGCTTCCCATTGTCATGGCAAATGTCAACCGCTCCCTTGGTCCCGGCTGGAACATCTGGGCAGAACACACCGATGCCATGCAGGAACGGGACACCGGCTGGCTCCAGGTGTACGTCAGTTCCGTGCAGGAAGCCTACGATGCAACCCTCATGGCATTCCGGATCGCGGAGCACAACGATGTGCTCCTGCCGGTGATGGTAAATCTCGACGGGTTCACGCTCTCGCACATCATGCAGCCGCTTGAGACTGTCGAACCTGGCGACTTCATCCCCCCGTTACACCTTGCTCATGCTATCGACGTGAAAAATCCCGCTGGTTACGGCGGACTGACCGGGCCCGACCAGCAGTTCAGGTTCCGCTGGGACATCGAGCGCTCTCTGCGGGATTCCGTAAAGGTGATCGAAGCAACCGAAAAGGAGTTCGGCAAGCGGTTTGGCAGGAAGTACGGGTTCACCGAGGATTACTGCTGCGATGATGCCGATGTCGTGGTAGTTTCGATGGGGACACTCGGGAAGGAGGCCGAAGTTGCCATTGACCTGCTCCGCAAGGAAGGTATCAAAGCCGGCTCCATGCGCCTGCGCTGGTTCCGGCCTTTCCCGAAACTCAATCTCAAGGGAAAACAGGTCGTCGTGATCGACCGGGACTATTCGTTTGGCCGGGGCGGCATTCTTGCAACGGAGATCATGGCACAAACAAAGGAAGAGATCTTCAGCGTCATCGCCGGTCTTGGCGGGCAGGAAGTCACGTACGATGACATCGCGGATTTCGTACGAAACCGTCGCACAGGTGAAGAGTTCTGGTTCGGGGTGAGCAACCATGTTTGA
- a CDS encoding thiamine pyrophosphate-dependent enzyme: MAEIPKEEYILKCTSACAGCSDSLALRYVLKAAGADTVLVVPACCTSVIQGIYPNTAFNVPVYNIAFGAAAACASGMSNAFRAAGKKTNVIVYAGDGGTLDIGIQAMSGAFERGTDFLYICYDNEAYGNTGMQRSSGTPLGAKTTTTPTGKTDAKKDIDAIIAAHNPPYQATACAAYPQDIFKKVQKALTFRGPTFLHILAPCPPGWRYSTEKSVEMGKLAVKTGMWVLYEREYGKLTISPQSKAAMRKPLPLEDYLAPQGRFKGIDPKTVEILKQRLAKNLVKLAAEEAEP; this comes from the coding sequence ATCGCCGAAATTCCCAAAGAAGAATATATACTGAAATGTACTTCGGCCTGTGCCGGGTGCAGCGACTCGCTCGCCCTCCGGTACGTGCTCAAAGCTGCCGGAGCAGATACCGTGCTCGTCGTGCCCGCATGTTGTACCAGCGTGATCCAGGGGATCTACCCGAACACTGCATTCAATGTACCGGTATACAACATCGCCTTTGGTGCGGCAGCTGCCTGTGCTTCCGGCATGAGCAATGCGTTCCGCGCAGCAGGGAAAAAGACAAACGTTATCGTGTACGCGGGTGATGGCGGGACGCTCGATATCGGCATCCAGGCCATGTCCGGGGCATTCGAACGGGGCACGGATTTCCTCTATATCTGTTACGATAACGAGGCGTACGGCAACACCGGCATGCAGCGGTCAAGCGGGACACCACTCGGCGCGAAAACCACGACAACCCCCACCGGGAAGACCGATGCCAAGAAAGACATCGATGCGATCATCGCCGCGCACAATCCCCCGTACCAGGCAACGGCATGTGCCGCATACCCGCAGGATATTTTCAAGAAAGTCCAGAAAGCCCTCACGTTCCGGGGACCGACATTCCTCCATATCCTTGCCCCGTGCCCCCCCGGGTGGCGCTATTCAACGGAGAAGAGTGTCGAGATGGGCAAGCTCGCCGTCAAGACCGGCATGTGGGTGCTCTATGAGCGCGAGTACGGGAAACTCACGATCAGCCCGCAGTCAAAAGCCGCGATGAGAAAACCCCTGCCGCTCGAAGATTACCTTGCCCCGCAGGGAAGGTTCAAGGGTATTGATCCAAAAACGGTAGAGATCCTCAAGCAGCGTTTGGCAAAGAACCTGGTAAAACTCGCAGCCGAGGAGGCAGAGCCATGA
- a CDS encoding tRNA(Ile)(2)-agmatinylcytidine synthase → MLIGIDDTDSPEGMCTTYLGAVLARRLIREHMRVREARLVRLNPNVTFKTRGNAAIALDVDGDPDRAFALACEIVEELADFTCENTNPGVVVVMDRKPDFAFYRKAVTDFCTVEEAMEILDTAGARYQGWKNRRGLIGATAAVASELADKTSEILVYREPERFGTPRDVDRASLFTSEAATFPHTWDTVDRANDVVVCVPHTPDPVLFGIRGESPRWVMAARQMIHSETPALEQIWVTNQGTDAHLVEGKIGTLREGLSYRVRGRVADAPQTGTGGHVSFTIHEGDNVVRCMAYEPTKNFRHIVRQLVPGDEILACGSCKKGSINLEKMQVASLAKCTTTRPPVCTACSKRMTSDGKGKGYKCKKCGARADAPEVREIPRTLKAGWYEVPPTARRHLAKPLCRIEPE, encoded by the coding sequence ATGCTGATCGGGATCGATGACACGGATTCGCCGGAGGGAATGTGCACTACTTACCTCGGGGCGGTACTTGCCCGCAGGCTGATCCGGGAGCATATGCGTGTGCGCGAAGCCCGGCTTGTCCGGCTTAACCCGAACGTGACGTTCAAGACCCGGGGGAATGCAGCGATTGCACTCGACGTTGACGGCGACCCCGACCGGGCTTTTGCTCTCGCGTGTGAGATCGTAGAAGAGCTTGCCGATTTTACGTGCGAGAATACCAATCCCGGCGTCGTGGTTGTAATGGACCGGAAACCGGATTTTGCATTTTACCGGAAAGCGGTCACGGATTTCTGCACGGTGGAAGAGGCAATGGAAATCCTGGATACTGCCGGCGCCCGGTACCAGGGCTGGAAAAACCGCCGGGGACTGATAGGTGCAACAGCCGCTGTGGCAAGCGAACTTGCAGACAAGACCTCCGAGATCCTGGTGTACCGCGAGCCGGAGCGGTTCGGCACACCAAGAGATGTTGATCGGGCAAGCCTGTTTACCTCAGAGGCTGCAACATTCCCGCATACATGGGATACCGTGGATAGGGCAAACGATGTCGTGGTCTGCGTACCGCATACACCCGACCCGGTCCTCTTTGGGATCCGGGGCGAGAGCCCGCGATGGGTGATGGCAGCCCGGCAGATGATCCATTCCGAGACACCGGCCCTGGAACAGATCTGGGTCACCAACCAGGGAACCGATGCTCACCTTGTTGAGGGGAAGATCGGTACACTCCGCGAGGGGCTCTCGTACCGGGTCCGGGGCCGGGTAGCCGATGCACCCCAAACCGGCACCGGAGGTCATGTCTCGTTCACCATCCACGAGGGAGACAATGTTGTGCGGTGCATGGCCTACGAACCCACGAAAAACTTCCGGCACATCGTGCGGCAGCTCGTGCCGGGCGACGAGATCCTTGCGTGCGGGAGTTGCAAGAAAGGGAGCATCAACTTAGAAAAGATGCAGGTTGCATCTCTCGCGAAATGTACAACAACGCGACCCCCGGTCTGTACCGCGTGCAGCAAACGCATGACAAGCGACGGGAAAGGCAAGGGGTACAAGTGCAAAAAGTGCGGGGCCCGGGCTGATGCACCGGAGGTCCGGGAGATCCCCCGCACGCTGAAAGCCGGGTGGTACGAAGTACCGCCAACGGCACGGCGACACCTGGCAAAACCGTTGTGCCGTATCGAACCAGAATAA
- a CDS encoding 4Fe-4S binding protein: MSSTKRERLAISRPVVGAAGKTGTWRVFRPVVDKEKCNECGLCATYCPDGTIDDELTIDLNFCKGCGICANECPKKAITMVREEK, encoded by the coding sequence ATGAGCAGCACGAAACGCGAGCGTCTCGCGATAAGCCGGCCCGTGGTCGGGGCGGCCGGAAAGACCGGGACATGGCGGGTATTCCGGCCGGTCGTTGATAAGGAAAAATGCAACGAGTGCGGGCTGTGCGCAACCTATTGCCCTGACGGAACGATTGACGATGAACTCACCATCGACCTGAATTTCTGCAAGGGGTGCGGCATCTGCGCAAATGAATGCCCGAAAAAAGCTATCACGATGGTCCGGGAAGAAAAATAA
- a CDS encoding 2-oxoacid:acceptor oxidoreductase family protein — translation MFEIRIHSRGGQGGVTAARLLALAAIHDGKYATACPFYGAERRGAPIVSFVRIDDKPIKIYSQIKKPDMVIVLDASVMDVVDVLQGLKKGGKVLINSAHAREFTGFSSGHVDLTGIALKENLVVAGSPILNTPVLGALAKMGIISVDSAKGAIREMFSDERNVKAAEAAYKEMNI, via the coding sequence ATGTTTGAGATCCGCATCCACTCCCGGGGAGGACAGGGTGGCGTTACCGCAGCCCGGCTCCTTGCCCTTGCGGCAATTCATGATGGAAAATATGCCACGGCCTGCCCGTTCTATGGTGCAGAACGCCGGGGGGCACCAATTGTATCGTTTGTCCGGATCGATGACAAGCCCATTAAAATCTACAGCCAGATCAAAAAACCGGATATGGTCATCGTTCTGGATGCAAGCGTCATGGACGTGGTCGATGTCCTCCAGGGCCTCAAAAAAGGCGGAAAGGTGCTCATCAACAGCGCCCATGCACGGGAGTTTACCGGATTTTCATCCGGCCATGTCGACCTTACCGGCATTGCCCTTAAGGAAAATCTTGTTGTTGCCGGAAGCCCGATCCTGAACACGCCGGTGCTCGGGGCACTGGCAAAGATGGGGATCATATCCGTGGATTCCGCAAAAGGTGCGATCCGCGAGATGTTTTCAGATGAGCGCAATGTCAAAGCAGCAGAGGCAGCGTACAAGGAGATGAACATATGA
- a CDS encoding response regulator: MTTLNGEPLTILLVEDNEAHAELVMRGMRDQRVANRIYHVLDGEQALDYLYCRGKFSDPVTCKRPNLILLDLRLPRIDGLEVLRIIKENPEFRRIPVVILTSSDAESDIAKSYDYHANSYVVKPLDFKTFTRLMEDLGFYWLGWNASPVIE, from the coding sequence GTGACAACATTGAATGGCGAACCCCTTACCATCCTCCTTGTCGAGGACAACGAGGCTCATGCTGAACTGGTGATGCGGGGAATGCGGGACCAGCGCGTTGCAAACAGGATATACCACGTCCTCGATGGGGAACAGGCACTCGACTACCTGTACTGCCGCGGAAAATTCAGTGATCCCGTAACCTGCAAACGGCCGAATCTTATTCTTCTCGATCTCAGGCTTCCCCGGATCGATGGGCTTGAAGTGCTCAGGATCATCAAGGAGAATCCGGAGTTCCGCCGGATCCCGGTGGTAATCCTGACCAGTTCAGATGCTGAATCAGACATCGCAAAGTCCTACGATTACCATGCCAACAGCTACGTTGTCAAGCCGCTGGATTTCAAAACATTTACCAGACTCATGGAAGATCTCGGGTTTTACTGGCTCGGGTGGAATGCCTCTCCCGTTATTGAATGA
- a CDS encoding PAS domain-containing protein has product METTPQSKSGQEKIPHILLLEDDESHAELISRGFAGSSSKYRLTFAKNLKEARSVLETDPPDLIIADWLLPDGKGIDILPRVEGRVTTPLVITTSHGNETLAVELMKSGAMDYVVKSDFMFREMPHIAGRALREWDNIRQRKTAEEALRQSEARLRNALEGANEGLWVWNIPTGEAFFGPRYYTMMGFEPGEFPATAESWAARIHPDDKAWVVSTLQQQIDKRQEFYEIEYRILTKNNELRWIHARGKAVEWDEQGNVIRMAGTNADVTDRKHAEETLRESQARLDLALQSAEMGAWYWDIHEDRRYFDDQTCHILGITLDEFKGTAEEFFSRVHPDDREGMKTALEQTIREDVPYQPEYRVVWPDGSIHVITARGRLIRDNTGRPWRINGIIWEITKRKEAEESLKRSEVRFRSLIQNSSDIIRILDADGIITYDSPSSERILGYPAGFFIGKNPLDYIHPEDVSSVIRDLAEVKSKKNPMIPTEFRIRKSDGSYIYVESIATNLLDVEEVSGIVVTTRPVHERKLAELSLKESEERFRQIFDNAYDAIFVTDVTVAGMPGRFLDANAVMCSRLGYTREEFRKMSAIGVYPQPELTKIPARMMELFARGEMSFESGHVTKEGMVIPVELTAHLTRIKEKSAIIWVSRDITQRKQEEKALRLANQKLQLMNIVAWHDIQNKITGLRGYVELSKDLITDPRAQEFVVREEDVLRTIYEHIQYTKEYQEIGKEPLQWVDIPAVIQQSFTGIDKKEITSVTDVSNLEIYCDPIIRKVFSHLIQNSVVHGKTTTRIRISCKEFPDHLIIVYEDDGLGIPAKNKESIFVRDVAKGSGFSLFFIHDILELSGMDIRETGEPGKGARFEITVPRESYRFSFSTSPPA; this is encoded by the coding sequence ATGGAAACCACTCCGCAGAGTAAATCGGGGCAGGAAAAAATACCCCATATTCTCCTCCTGGAAGACGATGAGAGCCACGCTGAACTGATCAGCAGGGGTTTTGCCGGTTCATCCTCTAAATACCGGCTCACCTTTGCCAAAAACCTCAAAGAAGCCCGGTCGGTTCTGGAAACAGATCCACCCGACCTGATCATCGCCGACTGGCTCCTTCCCGATGGAAAGGGCATCGATATCCTGCCCCGGGTGGAGGGGCGTGTCACTACACCACTGGTCATTACAACCAGCCACGGGAACGAAACCCTCGCCGTGGAGTTGATGAAATCCGGCGCCATGGATTATGTAGTAAAATCCGATTTCATGTTCAGGGAGATGCCTCATATAGCCGGGAGGGCTCTGCGGGAATGGGACAATATCCGGCAGCGGAAAACGGCTGAGGAGGCACTCAGGCAAAGCGAAGCCCGGCTCCGTAACGCCCTCGAAGGGGCCAACGAAGGACTGTGGGTATGGAATATACCCACCGGCGAGGCGTTTTTTGGTCCCCGCTACTACACGATGATGGGATTTGAGCCGGGCGAGTTTCCGGCTACTGCTGAATCCTGGGCAGCAAGGATACATCCGGACGACAAGGCTTGGGTGGTCTCCACCCTGCAGCAACAGATCGACAAGCGACAGGAATTTTATGAGATAGAATACCGCATCCTGACAAAAAATAATGAACTCCGGTGGATCCATGCCCGGGGAAAAGCAGTGGAATGGGATGAGCAGGGCAATGTTATCCGGATGGCCGGAACCAACGCGGACGTGACGGATCGTAAACATGCGGAAGAGACGCTTCGGGAGAGTCAGGCCCGTCTTGACCTGGCGCTACAGTCTGCGGAAATGGGGGCCTGGTACTGGGACATCCATGAAGACCGCCGCTATTTCGATGATCAGACCTGTCACATACTGGGTATCACCCTAGATGAGTTCAAAGGAACAGCAGAGGAATTCTTCTCACGTGTCCACCCGGATGACCGGGAAGGGATGAAAACGGCCCTTGAACAAACGATCAGGGAGGATGTACCTTACCAGCCGGAATACCGGGTTGTCTGGCCTGATGGGAGTATTCACGTTATCACTGCCCGCGGAAGACTGATCCGGGACAATACCGGGAGACCATGGCGGATCAACGGTATAATCTGGGAGATTACCAAGCGGAAAGAAGCCGAGGAATCTCTCAAACGAAGTGAGGTCCGGTTCCGCTCCCTCATCCAGAACTCCTCGGATATTATCCGCATCCTGGATGCGGATGGGATAATTACCTACGATTCCCCCTCATCAGAACGTATCCTCGGGTATCCCGCAGGATTTTTTATCGGTAAAAATCCCCTTGACTATATCCATCCCGAGGATGTCAGCAGCGTCATACGGGATCTTGCTGAGGTAAAATCCAAGAAAAACCCCATGATACCTACGGAGTTCCGGATCCGGAAATCTGACGGGAGTTACATCTATGTGGAATCCATAGCAACAAACCTCCTTGACGTAGAGGAGGTTAGTGGAATTGTTGTTACCACAAGGCCGGTTCACGAGCGGAAGCTGGCCGAGCTGTCGCTTAAGGAGAGCGAAGAGCGCTTCCGCCAGATTTTCGACAATGCGTACGATGCAATCTTCGTAACTGATGTAACCGTAGCAGGAATGCCGGGACGGTTCCTTGATGCCAACGCAGTGATGTGTAGTCGTCTTGGGTATACGCGGGAAGAGTTCCGGAAGATGAGTGCGATCGGGGTTTACCCGCAACCGGAGCTGACAAAAATTCCCGCAAGAATGATGGAGCTGTTCGCTCGCGGGGAAATGTCATTTGAATCGGGACACGTCACAAAAGAGGGAATGGTAATTCCCGTAGAACTGACCGCCCACCTCACCAGGATCAAAGAGAAGAGTGCAATCATCTGGGTATCCCGCGACATCACCCAGCGTAAACAGGAAGAAAAAGCCCTGAGACTTGCCAACCAGAAACTCCAGCTCATGAATATCGTTGCCTGGCATGACATCCAGAACAAGATCACCGGCCTCCGTGGGTATGTCGAACTGAGCAAAGACCTGATCACCGATCCCCGCGCCCAGGAGTTCGTGGTCCGGGAAGAAGATGTGCTCCGGACGATTTACGAACACATCCAGTATACCAAGGAATACCAGGAGATTGGCAAGGAGCCGCTGCAATGGGTGGATATTCCGGCGGTTATCCAGCAGAGTTTTACGGGAATTGATAAAAAAGAGATCACGAGTGTTACGGATGTCAGCAATCTGGAGATCTACTGCGACCCGATCATACGAAAGGTCTTTTCCCACCTCATCCAGAACAGCGTGGTTCATGGAAAGACCACTACCAGAATCAGGATTTCCTGCAAGGAGTTCCCGGATCACCTCATAATCGTGTACGAAGACGATGGCCTTGGGATTCCTGCAAAAAATAAGGAAAGCATCTTTGTGCGCGATGTAGCAAAAGGATCCGGCTTCTCCCTGTTTTTCATCCACGACATCCTCGAACTCTCCGGCATGGACATACGGGAAACCGGTGAACCAGGCAAAGGCGCACGGTTTGAAATCACGGTTCCCCGGGAGAGCTACCGGTTCTCATTTTCCACCTCACCGCCGGCATAA
- the thsA gene encoding thermosome subunit alpha — MSQQLGGQQILILKEGSTRTRGRDAQGMNITAAKAVASAVRTTLGPKGMDKMLVDTIGDVVITNDGVTILKEMDIEHPAAKMMVEVAKTQDDEVGDGTTTAVVIAGELLKKAEDLLEQDVHPTIIAAGYRQAAEKAQALLKDLAFDVKATDKTLLKNIAGTAMTGKGAEASKEKLCDLVVRAVMMVTDDDGKVDIENIKVEKKTGGSIEDSEIVEGVLIDKERVHPSMPKKVTNAKILLLNAAVEFKKTEVDAEINITSPDQLQAFLDEEERMVKGIVDKIVKSGANVLFCQKGIDDIAQHYLAKAGLFATRRVKKSDMEKLARATGASLVSSIDAISKEELGKAGLVEERKVGGEEMTFVEQCKNPKAVSIIVKGGTEHVVDELERAIHDALRVVGVVVEDKKVVAGGGAIETELSLRLREYAATVGGRAQLAIEAFASALEVIPRTLAENAGLDPIDMLVEIRAAHEKGKKTHGLNVFEGKAVDMKAAGVVEPLRVKTQAISSAAEAAVMILRIDDVIASSKSPMPEGGMPPGGMGGMGGMGGMPPGMGDY, encoded by the coding sequence ATGTCACAGCAACTTGGAGGACAACAGATACTTATTCTCAAAGAAGGCAGCACCCGTACCCGCGGCCGCGACGCTCAGGGTATGAACATCACCGCCGCAAAGGCAGTGGCAAGTGCAGTCAGGACCACGCTCGGTCCCAAAGGTATGGACAAGATGCTCGTCGACACCATCGGCGATGTAGTCATCACCAACGACGGTGTCACGATCCTCAAGGAAATGGACATCGAGCACCCGGCCGCAAAGATGATGGTCGAGGTAGCAAAGACCCAGGATGATGAAGTCGGCGATGGTACCACCACCGCAGTCGTCATTGCCGGGGAACTCCTCAAGAAGGCAGAAGACCTTCTCGAGCAGGACGTTCACCCGACGATCATCGCAGCCGGCTACCGCCAGGCTGCAGAGAAGGCACAGGCACTCTTAAAAGACCTGGCCTTTGATGTGAAGGCGACTGACAAGACGCTTCTCAAGAATATTGCAGGGACCGCGATGACCGGCAAGGGCGCAGAGGCAAGCAAGGAAAAGCTCTGCGACCTCGTTGTCCGGGCAGTCATGATGGTCACCGACGATGACGGCAAGGTCGACATCGAGAACATCAAGGTCGAGAAGAAGACCGGTGGTTCGATCGAGGACTCCGAGATCGTTGAAGGCGTACTCATCGACAAGGAACGCGTTCACCCCTCGATGCCCAAGAAGGTCACCAATGCAAAGATCCTTCTCCTGAATGCAGCAGTCGAGTTCAAGAAGACCGAAGTCGACGCCGAGATCAACATCACCTCCCCCGACCAGCTCCAGGCATTCCTCGATGAGGAAGAGCGCATGGTCAAGGGCATTGTCGACAAGATCGTCAAGAGCGGTGCAAATGTCCTCTTCTGCCAGAAGGGTATTGACGACATTGCACAGCACTACCTTGCAAAGGCAGGACTCTTTGCAACCCGCCGTGTCAAGAAGAGCGACATGGAGAAACTCGCCCGGGCAACCGGTGCAAGCCTCGTTTCCTCCATTGACGCGATCAGCAAGGAAGAACTCGGAAAGGCAGGCCTTGTCGAAGAGCGCAAGGTCGGCGGCGAAGAGATGACCTTTGTCGAGCAGTGCAAGAACCCCAAGGCGGTCTCCATTATCGTCAAGGGCGGTACCGAGCACGTAGTCGATGAACTCGAACGCGCTATCCACGACGCACTCCGCGTTGTCGGTGTCGTTGTTGAGGACAAGAAGGTTGTTGCCGGTGGCGGTGCAATCGAGACCGAGCTCTCGCTCCGTCTCCGCGAGTATGCAGCAACCGTTGGTGGCCGGGCACAGCTCGCCATCGAGGCATTCGCATCCGCACTCGAAGTCATCCCGCGCACTCTTGCCGAGAACGCAGGTCTCGACCCCATCGACATGCTTGTCGAGATCCGTGCAGCCCACGAGAAGGGTAAGAAGACCCACGGCCTCAACGTGTTCGAAGGCAAGGCAGTCGACATGAAGGCAGCCGGCGTTGTCGAGCCCCTCCGGGTCAAGACCCAGGCAATCTCCTCCGCCGCAGAAGCAGCGGTCATGATCCTGCGCATTGACGATGTCATTGCCTCCTCCAAGAGCCCGATGCCCGAAGGCGGTATGCCTCCGGGTGGCATGGGCGGTATGGGTGGAATGGGCGGCATGCCTCCGGGCATGGGCGACTACTAA